From Candidatus Desulfofervidus auxilii, the proteins below share one genomic window:
- a CDS encoding HsdR family type I site-specific deoxyribonuclease, giving the protein MKIAFDEKHLVEDYIIKQLGGKGWRFIPADALERESYKEPLLISTLIRAIRRINKGLEIGDEEINKVLNELKLAGTGIEGAKRILNFYKLGVPVKFEREKVVKYVYLFDFEDIENNEFIISKQINYEGRERIRTDIMLYVNGIPLVNIECKNPTNPSVSWYQAYKQIKDYEGIVPELYKYVQIGVAAESKARYFPIVPWQEDTKKHEWREELRDSIDATIEMLRRDKLLDIIRNFLFYRIERGEATKVITRYMQYRAANKIVERVIKNLRGKEEKNKGLIWHWQGSGKTLTMIFAANKLYYMKELKNPTIFFIVDRIELEEQLYKEFYSLDILKPEVIGSIEKLKEVLSYDDYRGKRGVFITLIHKFRPEELKALQKELENISKEKETIMNRKNVIAFIDEGHRTQYGILAAQMKGILKNAFFFALTGTPISKKGRDTYLEFSYPPKELYLDKYFITESLKDDFTVKIVYQPRLEKLHLKKDMLKTFLEVEFEELPEEFREEVEEKIKKRLNAIKLFLENPERIKVIAKDIAQHFKEHVDGKFKAMIVASSRIACVLYKKELDKHLPYYAEVVISYFGKEDEEPIKWCVQEAQARYGGKEIDNLRKDIVERFKEEEYPKILIVTDMLLTGFDAPILQTMYLDKPLKEHRLLQAIARTNRPFKGLKEAGVVIDYVGVLKEFKKALEMYSTEDIKGALFSYNSLREEFLALIKEILEILKEVPRDYEREVLLKAVEVLTTDAEREKEFIEKYKNLRKIFEFLGPDEVKLEYFETYKWISAIYTYYMKIVMQKPTYEGYVQKYYEKTIKFVHKTTEIEKLERELPAITFDEDYLKKLEEKVKNKKEKAANILFTLNRLVLVERHRSPIYESLVDKVERLLELWKEKTKDYERIYMEGVKIIEEINALSKKQKSLGLSDLEYSMLLTLERRFGENNKLINEVQGLFEKLKKFMFPGWINQPVIRKEVEREVRRFSRGFKNKYNLSLQQIDDLYEKLIENVKNYGA; this is encoded by the coding sequence ATGAAAATAGCCTTTGATGAGAAACATCTTGTAGAAGACTATATTATTAAACAACTTGGAGGAAAAGGATGGAGGTTTATCCCTGCCGATGCCCTTGAAAGGGAGAGCTATAAAGAACCTTTGCTAATCTCGACTCTTATAAGGGCTATCAGAAGGATAAATAAAGGGCTTGAGATTGGTGATGAAGAGATAAATAAGGTCTTAAATGAGCTAAAACTTGCCGGTACAGGGATAGAAGGGGCAAAGCGGATTTTAAACTTTTATAAATTAGGTGTTCCAGTAAAGTTTGAGAGAGAAAAGGTAGTAAAATATGTTTACCTCTTTGATTTTGAAGATATTGAAAATAATGAGTTTATCATCAGCAAACAAATAAATTATGAGGGCAGAGAAAGGATAAGAACCGATATAATGCTCTATGTTAATGGCATTCCCCTGGTAAATATAGAGTGTAAGAATCCCACCAATCCCTCAGTAAGCTGGTATCAGGCATATAAGCAGATAAAGGATTATGAGGGCATAGTGCCTGAACTTTATAAGTATGTCCAGATAGGGGTAGCGGCTGAGAGCAAGGCCAGATACTTCCCCATTGTCCCCTGGCAAGAGGATACAAAGAAACATGAATGGAGAGAGGAGTTAAGGGACTCTATAGATGCTACTATTGAGATGCTTAGAAGGGATAAATTGCTGGATATAATCAGAAATTTTCTCTTTTACAGGATTGAAAGGGGAGAGGCAACAAAGGTTATTACTAGATATATGCAATACAGGGCAGCCAATAAGATAGTGGAGAGGGTGATAAAAAATCTTAGAGGTAAGGAAGAGAAGAATAAAGGGCTTATCTGGCACTGGCAGGGGAGTGGGAAGACACTGACCATGATATTTGCGGCAAATAAGCTTTACTATATGAAAGAACTAAAGAATCCCACTATATTTTTTATCGTAGATAGGATTGAGCTTGAGGAACAGCTTTATAAAGAATTTTATTCCCTTGATATTCTAAAGCCTGAAGTTATTGGTTCAATAGAAAAACTTAAAGAAGTTTTAAGTTATGATGATTATAGAGGTAAAAGAGGAGTATTTATTACTTTAATTCATAAATTTAGACCTGAAGAGCTTAAAGCATTGCAGAAAGAACTTGAAAATATATCAAAGGAAAAAGAAACAATAATGAATCGTAAAAATGTTATTGCCTTTATAGATGAAGGGCATAGGACACAATATGGTATCCTTGCTGCCCAGATGAAAGGTATCCTTAAAAATGCATTCTTTTTTGCTCTTACAGGCACACCTATTTCAAAGAAAGGAAGAGATACATATCTTGAATTTAGTTATCCACCAAAAGAACTTTATCTGGACAAATATTTTATTACAGAATCTTTAAAAGATGATTTTACTGTAAAGATTGTTTATCAGCCAAGGCTTGAAAAATTACATCTTAAAAAAGATATGCTTAAGACATTTTTAGAGGTGGAGTTTGAGGAATTACCAGAAGAATTTAGGGAAGAGGTAGAAGAAAAAATAAAGAAGAGATTAAATGCTATAAAACTATTTCTTGAAAATCCAGAAAGGATAAAGGTAATTGCAAAGGATATTGCTCAACATTTTAAAGAGCATGTTGATGGGAAATTTAAAGCTATGATTGTAGCATCTAGTAGAATAGCTTGTGTTTTATATAAAAAAGAATTGGATAAGCATTTGCCTTATTATGCTGAAGTAGTGATAAGTTATTTTGGTAAGGAAGATGAAGAGCCGATTAAATGGTGTGTGCAAGAGGCACAAGCAAGATATGGAGGTAAAGAAATAGATAATTTGAGAAAAGACATAGTAGAAAGGTTTAAAGAAGAAGAGTATCCAAAAATCTTGATAGTGACAGATATGCTACTTACAGGCTTTGATGCACCCATTCTTCAAACCATGTATTTAGATAAACCACTTAAAGAACATAGACTTTTACAAGCTATTGCAAGAACAAATAGACCTTTTAAGGGATTGAAAGAAGCAGGAGTAGTGATTGATTATGTAGGGGTTTTGAAGGAATTTAAAAAGGCCCTTGAGATGTATAGCACAGAGGACATCAAAGGGGCATTGTTTAGCTATAATAGCTTGAGAGAAGAGTTTTTAGCATTAATTAAGGAAATTCTTGAAATACTTAAAGAAGTGCCAAGAGATTATGAAAGGGAGGTTTTATTAAAAGCAGTAGAAGTGCTTACAACTGATGCTGAAAGAGAAAAAGAATTTATTGAAAAATATAAAAATCTAAGAAAAATTTTTGAATTCCTTGGGCCAGATGAAGTTAAGCTTGAGTATTTTGAAACTTATAAGTGGATTTCAGCCATTTATACATATTATATGAAAATAGTAATGCAAAAACCCACTTATGAAGGATATGTACAAAAATATTATGAAAAAACAATCAAGTTTGTGCATAAAACAACAGAGATAGAAAAGCTTGAAAGAGAACTTCCGGCTATAACCTTTGATGAAGATTATCTAAAAAAACTTGAGGAAAAAGTAAAAAATAAAAAAGAAAAGGCAGCAAATATTCTTTTTACCTTAAATAGACTTGTCCTTGTTGAAAGGCATAGAAGTCCCATTTATGAATCTTTGGTGGATAAAGTTGAGAGATTGCTTGAATTATGGAAAGAAAAGACAAAGGATTATGAAAGGATATACATGGAAGGGGTAAAGATAATAGAGGAAATAAATGCTCTTTCTAAGAAACAAAAGTCTCTTGGTCTTTCAGACCTTGAATATTCAATGCTTCTTACCCTTGAAAGAAGGTTTGGAGAAAATAATAAATTGATAAATGAAGTACAAGGACTTTTTGAAAAACTTAAAAAATTTATGTTTCCTGGATGGATTAATCAACCTGTAATAAGAAAGGAAGTAGAAAGGGAGGTAAGAAGATTTTCAAGGGGTTTCAAAAATAAATATAATCTTTCCCTTCAACAGATTGATGATTTATATGAAAAGCTTATTGAAAATGTAAAGAATTATGGAGCTTGA
- a CDS encoding HEPN domain-containing protein, protein MDEKDQKEKFVKYWIEKCLQSLEAAEDDLRAGRLSFSVNRIYYACFYIVSALLLQRGFKFKKHSGVKASFHKNFVKQGLVSPDDGRFYNELFEARQRGDYIEFVYFEKSQVEEWLNRAKMFVDTVKRLIEQFKEK, encoded by the coding sequence ATGGATGAAAAAGATCAAAAAGAAAAATTTGTTAAATATTGGATAGAGAAATGTCTTCAATCTCTTGAGGCAGCAGAAGATGACTTAAGAGCTGGTCGTCTTTCTTTTTCCGTTAATAGAATTTATTACGCATGTTTTTATATTGTCAGCGCTTTATTGCTCCAAAGAGGTTTTAAATTTAAGAAACATTCTGGAGTTAAAGCTTCGTTCCATAAAAATTTTGTAAAGCAAGGACTTGTAAGCCCTGATGATGGACGCTTTTACAACGAGCTATTTGAAGCAAGACAAAGAGGAGATTATATTGAATTTGTTTATTTTGAAAAATCACAAGTAGAGGAATGGTTAAATAGAGCAAAAATGTTTGTTGATACGGTAAAGAGACTAATTGAACAATTCAAAGAGAAATAA
- a CDS encoding nucleotidyltransferase domain-containing protein, producing the protein MKRHHNLKKYLTTTELKAIDMLVTKISKIWPNTKFKLFGSKVTGNFDEESDIDILILLPCEVKEEIRERIIDIVFNINLKFDTNISPLILSEKEWVDLSVLPIHYFIEKEGVTYG; encoded by the coding sequence ATGAAGAGACATCATAATCTCAAAAAATATCTCACTACAACTGAATTAAAAGCTATTGATATGCTTGTTACTAAAATAAGTAAAATATGGCCAAATACGAAATTTAAACTCTTCGGCTCAAAAGTTACAGGAAACTTTGACGAAGAGTCAGATATTGATATTTTGATACTTTTACCTTGTGAAGTGAAAGAAGAGATTAGAGAACGAATAATTGATATCGTTTTCAATATAAATCTCAAATTTGATACAAATATAAGTCCTCTTATCCTCTCAGAAAAGGAATGGGTAGATCTTTCAGTACTTCCGATTCATTATTTTATAGAAAAAGAAGGAGTTACATATGGATGA
- a CDS encoding restriction endonuclease subunit S: MKESRNNVLKEWKEVKLGEVLELKNGERPKINDYGIIPVYGANGIMGKTNDFLVDNDFTIIVGRVGASGEIHLAKGKVWISDNAIYSQSYKSKKIHLPFLFYLLTFKNLKQFATKTTHPIITQSFLKNLPIPLPPLPEQQKIAEILSTVDSAIEKVNQAIEKTQRLKKGLMQELLTKGIGYNEFKDTEIGRIPKEWEVVRLKESEEIKLIMGQSPPGKSYNKEGKGLPFIQGKAEFGNMYPSAILWTTQPTKIAEEGDVLISVRAPVGDVNICPYRLCIGRGLAAVRIKKGSNIFYFYWFQKEKQHIENIGKGSTFKAVTKDELSNLFIPFPPLPEQQKIAEILSTVDKRLELLKKKKEKLERIKKGLMNDLLTGKRRVKV, translated from the coding sequence ATGAAAGAGAGCAGAAATAATGTGTTAAAGGAATGGAAGGAAGTAAAATTAGGTGAGGTTTTAGAATTAAAAAATGGCGAAAGGCCAAAGATAAATGATTATGGCATTATTCCAGTTTACGGAGCTAATGGGATAATGGGGAAAACAAATGATTTTTTAGTAGATAATGATTTTACGATTATAGTTGGACGAGTGGGAGCTTCAGGCGAAATTCATTTAGCCAAAGGTAAAGTATGGATAAGTGACAACGCTATTTATAGTCAAAGTTATAAAAGTAAGAAAATTCATTTGCCATTTTTGTTTTACTTACTTACTTTTAAAAATCTTAAACAATTTGCTACAAAAACTACTCATCCAATAATTACTCAAAGTTTTCTCAAAAATCTTCCGATCCCCCTCCCTCCCCTTCCTGAACAACAAAAAATTGCTGAGATTTTAAGCACTGTGGATAGTGCGATTGAGAAGGTAAATCAAGCCATAGAGAAGACCCAGAGGTTGAAAAAGGGCCTGATGCAGGAGTTGTTAACAAAAGGCATTGGGTATAATGAATTTAAAGATACAGAAATCGGCAGGATACCGAAGGAGTGGGAGGTGGTGAGGCTAAAAGAATCGGAAGAGATAAAGCTTATAATGGGACAGTCTCCGCCGGGAAAAAGTTATAACAAAGAAGGAAAAGGACTCCCATTTATACAAGGAAAAGCCGAGTTTGGTAATATGTATCCCTCCGCTATATTATGGACTACTCAGCCTACAAAAATAGCAGAAGAAGGAGATGTTTTAATTTCTGTAAGGGCACCGGTTGGAGATGTTAATATATGCCCTTATAGGTTATGTATAGGGAGAGGGTTGGCAGCAGTAAGAATAAAGAAAGGTTCTAATATATTTTATTTTTATTGGTTTCAAAAGGAAAAACAACACATTGAAAATATTGGTAAAGGTTCCACCTTTAAGGCAGTCACTAAAGATGAATTATCCAATCTTTTTATTCCATTTCCCCCACTTCCTGAACAACAAAAAATTGCTGAGATTTTAAGCACTGTGGATAAAAGGCTTGAGCTTTTGAAGAAAAAGAAAGAAAAATTAGAAAGGATTAAGAAAGGTTTGATGAATGATTTGCTTACAGGGAAAAGGAGGGTAAAAGTATGA
- a CDS encoding AAA family ATPase: MRIKKIRIKNFLSIIDSGKISLDNEITILLGKNEQGKTNFLKALESFGKEYKYGDDDLSYLVTHGKELQKMPIITIWFKLNDDEKKILSSISEEFEEQSEVVITKYFDGHYEIVKPELGKIQSKIEEIKLFISKILKENKNKINKSFAFLNQIDKNKHINWLKLLQTPDGGFSHIPG; encoded by the coding sequence ATGAGAATTAAAAAAATAAGAATTAAAAATTTTCTATCTATAATTGATAGCGGTAAAATAAGTTTAGATAATGAAATAACTATCTTGTTAGGAAAAAATGAGCAGGGGAAAACCAATTTTCTTAAAGCATTGGAATCCTTTGGAAAAGAATACAAATATGGAGATGACGATTTAAGTTATTTAGTAACTCATGGAAAAGAATTGCAGAAAATGCCTATTATCACAATATGGTTTAAATTAAATGATGATGAGAAAAAAATTTTGTCATCTATCAGTGAAGAATTTGAGGAGCAAAGTGAAGTAGTGATCACAAAATATTTTGACGGACATTACGAAATTGTAAAACCTGAACTCGGAAAGATACAATCAAAAATCGAAGAAATTAAGCTTTTTATTTCTAAAATCTTAAAGGAGAATAAAAATAAAATCAATAAATCATTTGCTTTTTTAAATCAAATTGACAAGAATAAGCACATAAACTGGCTTAAATTACTTCAAACACCAGATGGTGGATTTAGTCATATTCCAGGT
- the nfi gene encoding deoxyribonuclease V (cleaves DNA at apurinic or apyrimidinic sites), giving the protein MDIGLSWVKNIKTLINIQCRLRKKVILIPPDNFSPKLIAGVDVAYSRKDEYLYGAVVILTLPELNIIEKKIAIGKVKFPYIPGFLSFREVPILLKVFKQIKQKPHVILVDGQGIAHPRRFGLACHLGICLNIPTIGCAKSCLIGTYNPVPNQLGSYSFLKDNEEIIGLVLRTRKGVKPIFVSPGHLIDIKTTYNITLASLKGYRIPEPIRLAHIEANIAKASLNLD; this is encoded by the coding sequence TTGGATATTGGTTTGTCTTGGGTAAAAAATATAAAAACTCTTATTAATATTCAATGTCGTTTAAGAAAAAAGGTTATTTTAATTCCTCCTGATAATTTTTCTCCTAAATTGATAGCTGGAGTGGATGTTGCTTATAGTCGAAAAGATGAATATCTTTATGGTGCTGTTGTTATTTTAACGTTGCCAGAATTAAACATTATAGAGAAAAAGATAGCTATAGGTAAGGTGAAATTTCCTTATATACCAGGATTTCTTTCTTTTCGTGAAGTACCTATTTTATTAAAGGTATTTAAACAAATAAAACAAAAACCTCATGTCATTTTGGTAGATGGACAGGGTATTGCCCATCCACGGCGTTTTGGTCTAGCCTGCCACTTAGGGATATGTTTGAATATTCCTACAATTGGTTGTGCTAAATCATGCCTTATTGGTACATATAATCCAGTACCAAATCAATTAGGTAGTTATAGCTTTTTAAAAGATAATGAAGAAATTATCGGTCTTGTTTTACGTACTCGTAAAGGAGTAAAACCTATTTTTGTATCTCCTGGTCATCTTATAGACATAAAAACAACTTACAATATTACTCTTGCCTCTTTAAAAGGTTACCGCATACCTGAACCTATCCGTTTAGCTCATATAGAGGCTAATATAGCTAAAGCTTCTCTAAATCTCGACTAG
- a CDS encoding AAA family ATPase — HPNGGFGHLSNQQPQAQFTYNAIVLLKELGVLNKIDKNKHINWLKLLQTPDGGFSHIPGQSSHITHTYFAVKALIELESLNQINKDKLIQFILSCEHPNGGFGHLSNQQPQAQFTYNAIVLLKELKTYFIELYDRCIQELEKISDPAKIDELVNNIISAQVLDDKLVNTIKKEVENLKNITKNNLLEKILNMIPNFVYFDSIDFIGDSIPLDEYLKNTEKYKTFTNLFKLAGLDVKKIRATRTPHTISRLFKSATAKITGMINEFWEQEEVTVNLEMIGDKILVSIDDALGAKADPPSKRSDGFRWFLSFYINFMAGTKGELKNTVLLLDNPGWVLHPSGQKDLLKALEEIAKTNQIIIATHSPFLIDKNKLERIRIVERKEDEGTKVYEKFWDSLYDSLQVIRASIGADISDSLFGHKNNIIVEGFSDKVYLEAMNNYLKRKDKKTIGIDKVMIIGAGGADKVPYLVAWLKAERYNSLALLDADNEGRRVIQEIENRNIEIDKDLDVLMLNEISEEFKGKDIEIEDLFDEKFYNMAVNKAYREVFESKLKKLEIKLEEIPTNGLKTKRYYKFFKNNNLGGFDKVKVALEIKRIIKEREEVAEETISNFEKLFEKIKEKFKKKGIEL; from the coding sequence AACATCCAAATGGTGGTTTTGGACATTTATCAAATCAACAACCTCAAGCACAATTTACTTATAATGCTATTGTACTTCTTAAGGAATTAGGAGTATTAAACAAAATTGACAAGAATAAGCACATAAACTGGCTTAAATTACTTCAAACACCAGATGGTGGATTTAGTCATATTCCAGGTCAATCGTCTCATATCACTCACACTTATTTTGCAGTCAAAGCTTTAATAGAATTAGAATCACTGAATCAGATAAATAAAGATAAACTCATCCAGTTCATATTATCCTGTGAACATCCAAATGGTGGTTTTGGACATTTATCAAATCAACAACCTCAAGCACAATTTACTTATAATGCTATTGTACTTTTAAAAGAGTTAAAGACATACTTCATAGAGCTATATGATAGATGTATTCAAGAATTAGAGAAAATTTCTGATCCCGCAAAAATAGATGAATTAGTAAATAATATTATAAGTGCTCAAGTTTTGGATGATAAATTAGTTAATACGATAAAAAAAGAAGTTGAGAATTTAAAAAACATTACAAAAAATAACTTACTGGAAAAGATTTTAAATATGATTCCGAATTTTGTATACTTTGATAGTATAGATTTTATAGGGGATTCAATCCCTCTTGACGAATACTTAAAGAATACAGAAAAGTATAAAACTTTTACAAACTTATTTAAATTAGCAGGATTAGACGTTAAAAAAATAAGAGCTACAAGAACACCTCATACTATAAGTCGCCTTTTTAAAAGTGCTACAGCAAAAATTACAGGAATGATTAATGAATTCTGGGAACAAGAAGAAGTAACTGTAAACTTAGAAATGATTGGGGATAAAATATTAGTATCTATTGATGATGCGCTCGGTGCCAAAGCTGATCCACCTAGTAAAAGAAGCGATGGTTTTAGATGGTTTTTATCTTTTTACATCAATTTTATGGCAGGAACAAAAGGAGAATTAAAAAATACAGTTTTACTTTTGGATAATCCGGGATGGGTATTACATCCTTCTGGACAAAAAGATTTGTTAAAAGCTTTAGAAGAAATAGCAAAAACAAATCAGATAATAATTGCTACACATTCTCCATTTTTAATTGATAAAAACAAATTGGAAAGAATAAGGATTGTTGAAAGAAAAGAAGATGAGGGAACAAAAGTATATGAAAAATTCTGGGATTCACTATATGATTCGTTGCAAGTAATCAGAGCAAGTATTGGAGCAGATATATCAGATTCTCTCTTTGGTCATAAAAACAACATCATTGTAGAGGGATTTTCAGATAAAGTGTATTTGGAAGCTATGAACAATTATTTAAAAAGAAAAGATAAGAAAACAATTGGCATTGATAAAGTTATGATCATCGGTGCGGGAGGAGCTGATAAAGTTCCTTATCTTGTAGCTTGGCTTAAAGCCGAAAGGTATAATTCATTGGCTTTACTTGATGCGGATAACGAGGGAAGGAGGGTTATTCAAGAAATAGAAAATAGGAATATTGAGATAGATAAGGATTTAGATGTTTTAATGTTAAATGAAATTTCTGAGGAATTCAAAGGAAAAGATATAGAAATAGAAGACTTATTTGATGAAAAGTTTTACAATATGGCTGTCAATAAAGCATACAGAGAGGTCTTTGAAAGTAAATTAAAAAAACTTGAGATTAAATTGGAAGAAATACCTACAAATGGTTTGAAAACTAAAAGATATTACAAGTTTTTTAAAAACAATAACTTAGGAGGATTTGATAAAGTTAAAGTTGCATTAGAAATTAAAAGAATCATAAAGGAAAGAGAAGAAGTAGCAGAAGAAACAATTTCTAATTTTGAAAAATTATTTGAAAAAATCAAAGAAAAATTCAAGAAAAAAGGGATAGAATTGTGA
- a CDS encoding M48 family metallopeptidase, with protein sequence MELEYKVSYRKVKYPRLEFKTGGLLLILPYGEDPKTILEKHKDWIMKKTEFIKECLKNSLDKKLVEREEKEFKELIYSLVERTSKELGVKVKNIYFRKMKTKWASCSKKRNLTINILLKYLPECLIDYVIFHEIAHIIEKKHNKKFWSIVSKKFNHYQELEKDLFGYWFVLGKKYKNSY encoded by the coding sequence ATGGAGCTTGAATATAAAGTCTCTTATAGAAAAGTGAAGTATCCAAGATTAGAGTTTAAAACAGGAGGACTTTTGCTTATTCTTCCTTATGGTGAAGATCCAAAAACTATTTTAGAAAAACATAAAGATTGGATAATGAAAAAAACAGAATTTATAAAGGAATGCCTAAAAAATTCTTTAGATAAGAAATTGGTTGAACGAGAAGAAAAAGAATTTAAGGAACTTATTTACTCTTTGGTTGAAAGAACATCTAAAGAACTTGGGGTAAAAGTAAAAAATATTTATTTTCGGAAAATGAAAACTAAATGGGCAAGTTGTAGTAAAAAAAGAAACTTAACTATTAACATACTGTTAAAATATCTACCTGAATGTCTTATAGATTATGTAATTTTTCACGAAATTGCTCATATTATAGAGAAAAAACATAACAAAAAATTTTGGAGTATAGTTTCAAAAAAATTTAATCATTATCAAGAGCTAGAAAAAGATTTATTTGGATATTGGTTTGTCTTGGGTAAAAAATATAAAAACTCTTATTAA